In the Thermostichus vulcanus str. 'Rupite' genome, one interval contains:
- a CDS encoding glycosyltransferase translates to MPAFNHPLHYWRQKNRYYHEDLERLHRFFVSPGLRILEIGSGTGSLLNALQPRVGVGIDQDAEIVAQAQVEFPHLHFRVEDAHNLNHLVHDPVLADPFDVILLTNTLGSLTDIQQVLQQLRRFCSPRTRLILSHHNPLWEPILALATALKQRMPLPAANWLSAADVANLLHLAGYEIIQQGKRLLLPRRIPWISAVVNKGIAPLPGINALCLTEYTIARLQPVADRDPPVAQQPSCTVVIPARNEAGNIRQCVERLPQLGSRMEIIFVEGHSEDNTWAEIQKVQAEYQGIRDIRGLQQQGTGKGDAVRRGFAAATGDVLIILDADLTVQAEDMTKFFWAVASGRCDFANGCRLIYPLKRESMPRLNQWANRFFAALLSYILGIRIKDSLCGTKALRREDYLEIAKLRREWGDFDPFGDFDLLLGAAKRSLKILDIPVRYFPRTYGRSNIQHVRDGLRLLRICGFALKHFKGY, encoded by the coding sequence TTGCCAGCGTTTAACCACCCCTTGCACTATTGGCGACAGAAAAACCGCTACTACCACGAGGATCTGGAGCGGCTGCATCGTTTCTTTGTCTCTCCCGGCCTACGCATCCTGGAGATTGGTTCCGGCACCGGATCCCTCTTGAATGCCTTGCAACCCCGTGTCGGGGTGGGGATCGACCAAGATGCCGAGATCGTCGCTCAAGCGCAAGTGGAGTTTCCTCATTTGCATTTCCGGGTAGAGGATGCTCACAATCTGAACCATCTGGTACACGACCCGGTTTTGGCGGATCCGTTTGATGTTATTTTGCTAACGAATACCCTGGGCAGCTTGACGGATATTCAGCAGGTTTTACAGCAGTTGCGCCGTTTCTGCAGCCCGCGTACCCGTTTGATTCTCTCCCACCACAATCCCCTCTGGGAGCCAATCCTGGCCCTAGCCACCGCCCTCAAACAGCGGATGCCTTTGCCAGCGGCCAACTGGTTATCCGCAGCGGATGTGGCCAATCTCCTACACTTGGCGGGTTATGAGATCATTCAGCAGGGCAAACGTCTGTTATTACCCCGTCGGATCCCGTGGATTTCCGCAGTGGTGAACAAAGGGATTGCCCCGTTGCCAGGGATCAATGCCCTTTGCCTGACCGAATATACGATTGCCCGGCTGCAACCTGTTGCGGATAGGGATCCCCCTGTTGCCCAGCAACCCTCTTGTACTGTGGTGATCCCGGCTCGGAATGAGGCAGGCAACATCCGTCAATGTGTGGAACGGCTGCCGCAACTGGGATCTCGTATGGAGATCATTTTTGTGGAGGGGCACTCTGAGGATAACACCTGGGCGGAGATTCAGAAGGTACAGGCAGAGTACCAAGGGATCCGCGACATCCGAGGGTTACAGCAGCAGGGCACAGGCAAGGGGGATGCAGTGCGCAGAGGGTTTGCGGCTGCTACGGGCGATGTCTTGATCATCCTGGATGCCGATTTGACGGTACAGGCTGAGGATATGACCAAGTTTTTCTGGGCGGTGGCCTCTGGGCGGTGCGATTTTGCCAACGGCTGTCGGCTGATTTACCCCCTCAAACGGGAGTCGATGCCCAGGCTGAACCAATGGGCGAACCGATTTTTTGCCGCCCTGCTCTCCTACATTCTTGGCATTCGCATCAAAGACTCCCTCTGCGGTACCAAGGCGTTGCGACGAGAGGATTATCTGGAGATCGCCAAGCTGCGGCGGGAGTGGGGTGACTTTGATCCGTTTGGGGATTTCGATCTACTGCTGGGAGCCGCCAAGCGCAGCTTGAAGATTCTGGATATTCCAGTGCGCTATTTCCCGAGAACCTATGGCCGTTCCAATATTCAACACGTGCGGGATGGACTGCGGCTGTTGCGGATCTGTGGCTTTGCCCTGAAGCACTTCAAGGGGTATTGA